A single Buteo buteo unplaced genomic scaffold, bButBut1.hap1.1 HAP1_SCAFFOLD_87, whole genome shotgun sequence DNA region contains:
- the LOC142027925 gene encoding olfactory receptor 14C36-like: MKLSNSSSITQFLLLAFADTWELQLLHFWLFLGIYLAALMANGLIITAVACDHRLHTPMYFFLLNLSLLDLGSISTTVPKAMANSLWDTRAISYPGCAAQVFLLVFLMSAEYFLLTVMAYDRYVAICKPLHYGTLLGSRACVHMAAAAWGSAFLTAVLHTANTFSLPLCRGNAVDQFFCEIPQIVKLACSDAYLRETGVLAVCISFAFGCFVFIVLSYGQIFRAVLRVPSEQGRHKAFSTCLPHLAVVSLFISTVMIAYLKPPSISSPSLDLLVAVLYSVVPPALNPLIYSMRNREIKDALRKLITGYCSEEMNCMLSSA; the protein is encoded by the coding sequence ATGAAAttgtccaacagcagctccatcacccagttcctcctcctggcatttgcagacacatgggagctgcagctcttgcacttctggctcttcctgggcatctacctggctgccctcaTGGCCAACGGCCTCATCATCACTGCTGTAGCCTGTGACCACCGCCTCCACacacccatgtacttcttcctcctcaacctctccctccttgacctgggctccatctccaccactgttCCCAAAGCCATGGCCAACTCCCTCTGGGACACCAGGGCCATCTCCTACCCAGGATGTGCTGCACAGGTGTTTCTGTTAGTCTTTTTGATGtcagcagagtattttcttctcactgtcatggcctatgaccgctacgttgccatctgcaaacccctgcactacgggaccctcctgggcagcagagcttgtgtccacatggcagcagctgcctggggcagtgcgtttctcactgctgtgctgcacactgccaaCACATTTTCACTACCCCTCTGCCGAGGCAATGCTGTGGACCAGTTCTTCTGCGAAATTCCCCAAATCGTCAAGCTTGCCTGCTCAGATGCCTACCTCAGGGAAACTGGGGTTCTTGCAGTTTGTATCTCTTTTgcatttgggtgttttgttttcattgtgctgtcctaTGGGCAGATCTTCAGAGCCGTGCTGAGGgtcccctctgagcagggacggcacaaagccttttccacctgcctccctcacctCGCTGTGGTCTCCTTGTTTATAAGTACTGTCATGATTGcctacctgaagcccccctccatctcctccccatccctggacctgctggtggcagttctgtactcagtggtgcctccagccttgaaccccctcatctacagcatgagaAACCGTGAGATCAAGGATGCCCTGAGAAAACTAATCACTGGATactgttcagaagaaatgaaCTGCATGTTGTCTTCTGCATAG